Proteins co-encoded in one Papaver somniferum cultivar HN1 chromosome 5, ASM357369v1, whole genome shotgun sequence genomic window:
- the LOC113280947 gene encoding PLASMODESMATA CALLOSE-BINDING PROTEIN 2-like yields MSVVLVLPLLIILAFTSHSADAVWCACRPDQSDAVLQKAIDYACGNGADCSAINQGGACYQPNTVRAHCSYAVNSYYQKKGGAQGSCEFSGSAAVTSTDPSPGGSCTFTSGGGGGGGGVTVNPPSTTSPPGSTTPTGGSSTPGGSTMTPGSTTPPGSSSSTFSPPGSLTNGNGGMMGGGFGTGLGPSGTGSIDTSDGGLVLRNTNYVSLLLTVWFPALLFLWV; encoded by the exons ATGTCTGTTGTTTTAGTTCTTCCACTGCTCATCATCTTGGCTTTCACTAGCCATTCAGCAG ATGCTGTATGGTGTGCTTGCAGACCAGATCAAAGTGATGCAGTTCTTCAAAAGGCCATTGATTATGCTTGTGGAAATGGAGCTGATTGTTCAGCCATCAATCAAGGTGGAGCTTGTTACCAACCTAACACTGTGAGGGCTCATTGTTCTTACGCTGTTAACAGCTATTACCAAAAGAAAGGTGGAGCTCAGGGAAGCTGTGAATTTTCCGGCAGTGCAGCTGTTACTTCTACTGACCCAA GTCCTGGTGGTTCTTGTACATTTACTTCTGG AGGCGGCGGCGGAGGAGGAGGCGTGACTGTAAATCCTCCATCTACAACATCACCACCAGGTTCAACGACACCAACAGGTGGATCTTCAACACCTGGTGGGTCAACCATGACACCAGGTTCAACCACCCCACCTGGGTCATCATCATCCACATTTTCACCACCTGGAAGCCTCACAAATGGAAACGGCGGAATGATGGGAGGAGGATTTGGTACGGGTTTAGGTCCTTCAGGAACTGGTAGCATTGATACTAGTGATGGCGGATTAGTCTTAAGAAACACTAATTACGTCTCTTTACTACTCACTGTTTGGTTCCCTGCCCTCCTATTCTTATGGGTTTGA